DNA sequence from the Bubalus bubalis isolate 160015118507 breed Murrah chromosome 24, NDDB_SH_1, whole genome shotgun sequence genome:
CAACTAGAAGGTTGTTAACCAgcaagaaatgaaaaagcaactgAAATAAAACTCCCAAAAGACGAATTCAAAAGTCAACAAGACCAAGCTGGGGATGTCTCCGAAGGGGAGCTGGCCATGGAACGTGGCTCTGGACACTGCATGGTTCACAGGGCAGGGGTCTCAGGAACAGGAGGCGGTAAGAAGGGGACATCTGGAGAAATCGCAATGGTTTTCCCTAGCACTCTCCAGAACAGGGGCATCAGCCTGGTCTTTACCTCCCGGCCCCCTTCTGGATTCTGGGCCCTGGTGCTCCTCGGGTCCCAATCTCCGGTACTGGAGGGGTAGGAGTGGAAAGGTCACAGTAAACTCATTTACCGTCTTTATTGTAAAGAAGTTGCAGTTGGAACATGGGACACTGAAAATACACAATCACGGATTGTTCTTtcagaagagggaaggagagatcCATATATACAAAAATTGTAAACATGTTCACTTAAATATCCACAAATAATTGGTCTATGCTACAATGTACAGGGTTGTCACTCAACTGCAACTCCTGAGAGAGGCATCTGTAAGAATGAATGTGGCAACCGCATTTGGTATTGACTTAATGTGAAAAGCCAGCTTCGAGCAATGCATGAGTACTCAGCTATGCAAAGGGACCCCCCCCCACCTCGGGCTGGGCCTTAAAGTGGGGTGCAGTGTGGGGAGCTGGACTAGTCGAGGAGGCCTATGTAAAGGGGTTTGCAGGGAATGGCCGTCTCCAGGGCATGGCGGGCAGGTGGAGCCTCGAGACCTCTCCTTGTGGGGGGCGTGTCCTGCAGGCACCCAGTGTCTGGAGCCTCCCTGGGGCAAGGTCTTACTGAAAGGCTGCGAGAGGGTGATACTCAGGCCTATAGCCATGTTGTGCTTTCCTGGCCAGAGCTGCCCGCACCCCAGCAGGGGCCTGGGCTGAGGCAGGTAAGGGCTGGAGCTGGGGCCACAGACAGAGGGGCTGCTTGTGGGGAACTACAAGATGAAACCTTTAGACTTGACCACAATCACAACATCCACAGGGCCGGGCTACTCTAGTGTGCCTGTGAGAGGAAACGGGGGCAGCTCCAGGGAGAGCAGGGGGCCCCGCAGGGTGAGACACCAGGGCAGAGCGAGGACCACCACTATCCACGGGGACAGGGGGTGGGGAACTGGCCACGCTTGCCGGGCCACGGGGTGAGGGCGGTGTCCCTTCCCCTAGGCACCCCGAGTCCAGGGCAGCCCCCGCACCCGGCTATGGAGGGCAGCTGGACCTCTGACCCCGGAGTGGGCAGGTGAGCCTTAGCTGGCTCACAAGGGGAATGGCTCCCTGCCAGACTGGTCCATTTGAGGCTGGAGGACACGTGCCCAGGGCCATGATGTTCCCTCCTCAGGACCTCTGGCCCTGAGCTGGGGACTAAAGGGACCGGAGGAACTTGGGGGGCATAGCCTAGGCACCCTGGAGGCCACCTTCTCTTGGCCCCAGATGACCCACAGCATCCACTCCCTGCTGCTGGGCCGGGAGGACCTGAGGGAGGCCCCAGGAGGCCTTGGACCCTGCATGGGTGGGGCAGCCTTTGCGCCTCGTCTGGGCCTGCTGGCCTCTAGTAGGCAGGGACCTGGTACCCTTTGGGACTGGTGTCCAGGGTCTCGGTGAAGGGCGGGCTCTGGTAGGTCTCCGTGCCTTCCACACCGCTGCCCACCGGGTAGCCCGGGTAGGTCTGGCCCGCCCCAGCACCCAGCTGCTCGGTGGCAAAGAGCGACATGTCGGTGCCCAGACGGAACCGCTGCAGGGCCTTCACGGTAAGCGCCACCTGAGGGGGAGTCCGGGGTCAGCCAAGGCTGACCCTGTCGGACCTTGCCCGAGCCCCAGCCCCGCCGCCAGCCGGCAGCACTCACCCAGCTGAGGATggagaagaagctgaaggtgattACGGCGCGCGCCGCGTCCCCCGCCTGCGCCGTGCCCGGCCCAGGCGCCGTGCGCTGCCACTGGTTGGTGAGGAAACAAAAGCCCACGAACCACAGGAAGGACCAGAGGCCTGCGGGACGGCGGACGGGCAGGTCGGGGGGCGCTCCACGCAGGCGCCGGGCCCAAACAGGAAGGAGACCCCGCTCCCGGGCCTGTCCCTGTCCACTCGATGAGAACCGCGCCCCTGGCCCCGCCCAATCCCCGCCCACCCGGAAGCTCCGCGGCCGGGGCCCCgcccacctgagaagcccaggtcGAGCAGCACAGCGCGCCGCCGGTCGCGGACGCTGCTGATCTGCTGGAAGCGCACGTCGAGCAGCAGGAAGCCGGCGCAGGCGAGGAAGGCCCCGAGGCCGAGCGCGACTCCGAAGCGGCAGGCGCCCGCGTTGCCGTTGAAGACGCAGCGTAGCTCTGGGCCGCTGTCGGCGTT
Encoded proteins:
- the SYNGR3 gene encoding synaptogyrin-3; amino-acid sequence: MEGGSFGAGRAGAALDPLSFARRPQTLLRVASWVFSIAVFGPIVNEGYVNADSGPELRCVFNGNAGACRFGVALGLGAFLACAGFLLLDVRFQQISSVRDRRRAVLLDLGFSGLWSFLWFVGFCFLTNQWQRTAPGPGTAQAGDAARAVITFSFFSILSWVALTVKALQRFRLGTDMSLFATEQLGAGAGQTYPGYPVGSGVEGTETYQSPPFTETLDTSPKGYQVPAY